Within the Bacillus mesophilus genome, the region TTCATTACTCTCGAAGCCATATCAAGGAATAGTGATGGTGTTGTCTGCTCACTAATTCCTAAACAAGGAGAGGAGAGAATCATACACTTTATTTGTAAGTGTTTTTCTTGCATTGTTCTAATAGCAGTCAGTCCGCCCATACTATGGCCGATTAGTATAATGGGTAGCTGATAGGATAAAGCTTCTTTATACCATTCTTCAACGGTTTCAATATACACATCAAATTTATCAATATGACCTCGGTCTCGTCTTGACGTTGTTCCCTGACCTGGTAAATCCCCCATAATGACGTGGTAGCCATCACCTCGCCACATTTCTATTAACCATTTATAGCGACCATGATGCTCTGCTGCACCATGAACAATGACAACTACTGCTTTGGCTTCTTCAGCTTCCCATTTCCACATAATTAATCTCCTCCTTATCCTTATCAGATTCTTATTTATTTTGTTAAAATATAAATATAAAAATAAAGGGGACATGAATAATGATATATCCTTATAAAAATCATACACCAAAAATTGCAGATACTGCATTTATTGCTGATTATGTCACGATTTCAGGTGATGTAGCAATAGGCGATTATACAAGTATCTGGTTTAATACCGTAATCAGAGGAGATGTATCACCGACAATTATTGGAAACCGAGTAAATATTCAAGATAATTGTGTGTTACACCAAAGCCCAAACCGAACTCTAGTTATTGAAGATGATGCTTCTATTGGACATCAAGTGATCCTACATAGCTCGATTATTAGAAAAGGTGCGTTAATTGGTATGGGTTCAATTATCCTAGACGGTGCAGAGATTGGTGAAGGTGCCTTTATCGGTGCAGGTAGTCTTGTTCCTCAAGGAAAAGTGATACCGCCACATAGCCTCGCATTTGGACGACCTGCCAAAGTGATTAGAGCTTTAAATGAAGAAGATCAAAAAGATATGGAACGCATTAGACGAGAGTATGTTGAAAAAGGTCAGTATTATAAATCTCTGCAACCTTAAACAGTTTCAATATTTTTGCATTCACTTAGCATTTCCTAAATTGTTGACCCTTACTATAAAAGTATATGCTATTCTGAACTTCTGCTATCACACAAGAAAACAAAAAGGAGAGCAACCCTGAACCAGGATTGTTCTCCTCTTTTGTATCATTTATTTAGATGCTTGCTCTTTTAAAGTAGCTGCTTTATCTGTACGCTCCCAAGGTAAATCCACATCTGAACGACCAAAGTGACCGTATGCAGCTGTTTGCTTGTAGATTGGACGGCGTAGGTCTAGCATTTTGATAATTCCTGCTGGACGTAAATCAAAGTTGCTTCGAATTAAGTCAACTAGTACTTCTTCAGACACAGTTCCCGTTCCGAATGTATCAACAGCAATAGAAACTGGTTGTGCCACACCAATTGCATAAGCAAGTTGTACTTCAGCTTTATCAGCTAGTCCTGCTGCAACGATATTTTTAGCCACATAACGTGCTGCATAAGCTGCAGAACGGTCTACCTTAGTTGGATCCTTACCAGAGAATGCTCCTCCACCGTGGCGAGCATATCCACCGTACGTATCAACAATAATCTTACGGCCTGTTAAACCAGCATCCCCTTGAGGACCTCCGATTACGAAACGGCCTGTTGGATTAATGAAATATTTTGTTTCCTCATCAATTAATTCCTTAGGAACGACAGGATCTATAACATGCTCTTTTAGATTACGTTTGATTTGCTCATTTGAAATTTCAGGGTGATGTTGAGTTGAGATAACGATTGTATCAATTCGAACTGGCTTATCGTTTTCATCATACTCTACTGTTACCTGTGTTTTACCATCTGGACGAAGGTAAGGTAAGATTTCTTCCTTACGAACTTCAGTTAGACGACGAGCAATTTTATGTGCTAAAGAAATTGGAAGTGGCATAAGTTCTTTTGTTTCGTTATTTGCATAACCAAACATTAATCCTTGGTCCCCTGCACCAATTGCATCAATTTCTTCATCTGTCATTTGACCTTCACGTGCTTCTAAAGCTTGGTCAACTCCCATTGCGATATCAGCTGATTGCTCATCAATTGAAGTTAAAACAGCACATGTCTCTGCATCGAAACCATATTTTGCACGAGTATATCCAATTTCACGGACAGTCTCACGAACAATCTTTGGAATATCTACATATGTAGAAGTAGTGATTTCACCTGCAACAAGAACTAAACCTGTTGTAACTGAAGTTTCGCAAGCTACACGAGCATTAGCATCCTTTGCTAAAATAGCATCAAGGATCGAATCAGAAATCTGATCACAAATTTTGTCTGGATGTCCTTCTGTCACAGACTCAGATGTAAATAAACGGCGTTTTTTTGACATCTAACGTTTTTCCTCCCTTTATACAATAAATAGGTGAAGATTCTCACCTCTTTGTTGATACGGTACTCATTCCCTTATTATTCTAATAAAAACATATTTTTATTAGGAAAACATGCTTTTTTCGACAAACTTATGACCAGGCCACAACAAGATCTATAGAAGAAAGAAGAAATTGCCTTATCGTTTCAGCAATTCAACCACATTCTAAAGCCAAAGAAAAACCTTTCCCTATTAGAGGAAAGGTTTTAACAAACATCATAGCCTTTCGCTCTTATCGTTCAAGGCCAATACGCCTTGCATCAGGTTAGCACCTTATCATTCTCATGATGGTTGCTGGGTTTCATAGGGCCTGTTCCCTCCGCCTGCTCGGGATAAGAGAGTATCCGTTCGGCTCATATCATATCGAAGAAGTCGAATGATGTCAACAAAGAATTACTACATATATAAAAACTTATCTTTATAATAGGAAATAATTAATATGGTGTATCATTCTGATCGTGTTTCTTCTTATTTAGTTCTTCGAGGGTTTGATACCTGATTAACTCATTCTCATTGTCTCTTGGCTTGACTTGACTGTAGACTCCACTAGCCGTTAAACCAATCAGCAATGCTGTTAATAGCCTTTCTGTCCATAACTGTGGCAAGCATACAATTACTAGTCCAGTCGCAATAGCCATAAGAGCACGGTATTTTTTATTAATTGAAAAGGCATTTCCAACCACCGTTACAAAGGCAGCTACCACTGCAGCAACTGTTGCGTAATCAAAACTACTTAATTGTGTAAAATCAAACATGATGCTCCCCTCCTATCTTACCCTATGGTAAAATATCAAAAAGGGTGTAGGTATTTGCCTAATTTATGGAATTTGAGGCCGATTTGTGAACTTTAGTCAAATTTCGCAGCACTATTCAAAACATTATTGCGTACAATACCGTAAAATAGTATAGACTATTGAGCTAAATATGTTATACTAATTCTCAGAAGCAATCATTTATTTACATTAAATGTTAGATTAATAGAAAAATCACAAAAGGCAGGTTATGAAGATGAACTCGATTGATCTCTCCATTAACTTAAAAGAATTGTTAGGCAGCCATCACGTGTATACAAACTTATCGGTATCACAGCTTGTTGAAAAGGTACTTTCACGAAATGAAGGTGAATTAACTTCAACCGGTGCAGTAAGAGCTACAACAGGAAAATACACTGGGCGTTCACCAAAGGATAAATTTATTGTAGAAGAGGCATCAGTTAAAGATAAAATTGCTTGGGGTTCTGTAAACCAGCCAATTTCTGTTGATGCGTTTGATCGGTTATATCAAAAAGTATTAAATTACCTACAAAATAAAAATGAGCTATTTGTTTTTAAAGGTTTTGCTGGAGCAGACGAGAAGTATCGTCTCCCCATTCAAGTAGTAAACGAGTACGCTTGGCATAATCTTTTTGCTCATCAGCTTTTTATTAGACCTGAAGATCATGAGCTTGAGTCTCATGACTCACAGTTCACTGTTATTTCTGCACCGAATTTCAAAGCTGACCCAGAAGTAGATGGTACCAAATCGGAAACATTTATTATCATCTCCTTTGAACGTAAGATTGTCTTAATTGGTGGAACAGAATATGCAGGTGAGATTAAAAAATCAATTTTTTCTGTCATGAATTATGTACTTCCTGAAATGGGCATTCTTCCTATGCACTGTTCGGCAAATGTTGGCATGGAAGGCGATGTTGCCTTATTCTTTGGACTGTCTGGAACAGGTAAAACAACGTTATCAGCAGATGCTAACCGTAAATTAATTGGTGACGACGAGCATGGCTGGTCAAATAGTGGTGTTTTCAATATTGAAGGTGGATGCTATGCAAAGTGTGCAGACCTAACAAGAGAAAAAGAACCCCAAATCTTTGATGCGATCCGTTTTGGTAGTGTATTAGAAAATGTAATTCTTGATGATCAATCAAGAGTAGCAAATTACGATGACACTTCTTTAACTGAAAACACACGTGCGGCATACCCAATTCAAGCAATAGATAATATCATTCAACCAAGTGTTGCTGGGCATCCAAATACTATTGTGTTCTTAACAGCTGACGCATTTGGGGTATTACCTCCAATCAGCAAGCTTACAAAAGAGCAAGCAATGTACCATTTCCTAAGTGGTTATACAAGTAAACTAGCTGGTACTGAAAGAGGAGTTACTTCACCTCAAGCAACATTCTCAACTTGCTTTGGTTCACCTTTCCTTCCACTACCTGCAACGGTTTATGCAGAAATGCTTGGAAAGAAAATTGATGAACATAACTCTCAGGTATTCCTTGTTAATACAGGATGGACTGGTGGAGAATATGGAGTCGGTAGTAGAATGAAGCTTAGCTATACAAGAGCCATGGTTCAAGCAGCTTTAGAAGGTGAGTTAAACAGCATTGAGACAATAAAGGATGAGACATTCGGATTAGATATTCCTTTACATGTTCCTGGTGTACCAGATGAAGTACTACGTCCTGAATTGACTTGGGAAAACAAAGAAGCATATAAACTTAAAGCTAATGAACTAGCTGAGAAATTTAAGAATAACTTTACAAAGTTTTCTAATGTGCCACAAGAAATTGAACAACTAGGTGGCCCTACTGTTAAATAGCACATAAAAACAGCAATCAATCGATTGCTGTTTTTTTAATTTGTTGAATTAAGAGATAGTAGCTCATACGTAATAGTTGTTATGTTGTTCTCTAGCTCTAGTCTTTTAATCTTTGCTG harbors:
- a CDS encoding alpha/beta hydrolase codes for the protein MWKWEAEEAKAVVVIVHGAAEHHGRYKWLIEMWRGDGYHVIMGDLPGQGTTSRRDRGHIDKFDVYIETVEEWYKEALSYQLPIILIGHSMGGLTAIRTMQEKHLQIKCMILSSPCLGISEQTTPSLFLDMASRVMNKVVPSFRINTGLTPSMATRNKEVIELDSNDSLYVTKVSVRWFRELIHGTEMAFFNISKLPDVPILMMQGGDDQIVDKHKGKEWFDLLGATDKTYKEWHGLYHEIFNEPEREQVFEYAKRFVETQLSINVQ
- a CDS encoding gamma carbonic anhydrase family protein, with product MIYPYKNHTPKIADTAFIADYVTISGDVAIGDYTSIWFNTVIRGDVSPTIIGNRVNIQDNCVLHQSPNRTLVIEDDASIGHQVILHSSIIRKGALIGMGSIILDGAEIGEGAFIGAGSLVPQGKVIPPHSLAFGRPAKVIRALNEEDQKDMERIRREYVEKGQYYKSLQP
- the metK gene encoding methionine adenosyltransferase; translated protein: MSKKRRLFTSESVTEGHPDKICDQISDSILDAILAKDANARVACETSVTTGLVLVAGEITTSTYVDIPKIVRETVREIGYTRAKYGFDAETCAVLTSIDEQSADIAMGVDQALEAREGQMTDEEIDAIGAGDQGLMFGYANNETKELMPLPISLAHKIARRLTEVRKEEILPYLRPDGKTQVTVEYDENDKPVRIDTIVISTQHHPEISNEQIKRNLKEHVIDPVVPKELIDEETKYFINPTGRFVIGGPQGDAGLTGRKIIVDTYGGYARHGGGAFSGKDPTKVDRSAAYAARYVAKNIVAAGLADKAEVQLAYAIGVAQPVSIAVDTFGTGTVSEEVLVDLIRSNFDLRPAGIIKMLDLRRPIYKQTAAYGHFGRSDVDLPWERTDKAATLKEQASK
- the pckA gene encoding phosphoenolpyruvate carboxykinase (ATP), encoding MNSIDLSINLKELLGSHHVYTNLSVSQLVEKVLSRNEGELTSTGAVRATTGKYTGRSPKDKFIVEEASVKDKIAWGSVNQPISVDAFDRLYQKVLNYLQNKNELFVFKGFAGADEKYRLPIQVVNEYAWHNLFAHQLFIRPEDHELESHDSQFTVISAPNFKADPEVDGTKSETFIIISFERKIVLIGGTEYAGEIKKSIFSVMNYVLPEMGILPMHCSANVGMEGDVALFFGLSGTGKTTLSADANRKLIGDDEHGWSNSGVFNIEGGCYAKCADLTREKEPQIFDAIRFGSVLENVILDDQSRVANYDDTSLTENTRAAYPIQAIDNIIQPSVAGHPNTIVFLTADAFGVLPPISKLTKEQAMYHFLSGYTSKLAGTERGVTSPQATFSTCFGSPFLPLPATVYAEMLGKKIDEHNSQVFLVNTGWTGGEYGVGSRMKLSYTRAMVQAALEGELNSIETIKDETFGLDIPLHVPGVPDEVLRPELTWENKEAYKLKANELAEKFKNNFTKFSNVPQEIEQLGGPTVK